The Rutidosis leptorrhynchoides isolate AG116_Rl617_1_P2 unplaced genomic scaffold, CSIRO_AGI_Rlap_v1 contig431, whole genome shotgun sequence DNA segment CTTCTTTGATGCTATTCGGTGCCGCGCTTTCCCTACAACCTTGGAGGACGCTGCCCAGATATGGTTTCAAATGCTACCCCAGGGTCAATAGACAACTTCTATGACTTGGCGAACCAGTTCTTTCATCGATTTGTCGGGGGACAACTGAAAGGGAGGAGCTCGACATCTCTCTTCTTGGTCCGTCAACGCCGAAACAAGAGTCCGCGTGACTACATTACACGCTTCATGGACGCGTGCAACGAAATCCCATACTTAGCGCCCGAAGTCAGTGTCGCTGCCATGACCACCAGCACGACTAATGAGGCACTCATGGCTGCTTTGGCAAAGAGACCCCCAAGGACTATGGTGGAGCTCTTAGCCAAAACGGGGGAGAAGATGTTGGTAGAAGACGTGATGCAAGAAACAAACAAGCATAGAGATTCCGACAAGAAGAGAAAGGCCGATGATAAAGGCCAAGGAGGCCGAAATGAAGGGCGAGAGCCAGCCCGAGATAAAGACAATTCGAAGTCAGAGTACCCGTCAAGGTTTGACAAATACACTCTATTGAATGCTCCACGAAGCCAAATTCTCATGGCCATTCAAGAGTCTCTCCCCAACGCCATTCGCTATCCGAAGCCGATGCGAGGAGGGGAGAACTGGAAACGGTCGGATTCCTAATGCCAATTCCATAAAGACTACGGTCACACTATAGATGAATGTTGTCATCCAACATGGAAAACTCTACTCTTTTGCAAAAGATGGTCGTGAGGCGCAAGGCAAGGGCCCCATAAAGTTTAACTATGGCAAAAAGAATGATAATCGCCGAGGAAAAGGCAAGAAAGCTGACAAAGAGAAGACTCCTCCCCTAGAGGCCAACATGCCCCAAGGCGGAGGAGTAGTGCATGTAATAGCTGGTGAAGAGTTCAGAATGAGTAACAAAAAGAAGAAGGGAAAAATCTGAGAGGTTATGTCCATAGGCATCCCTCAGAAGAGGAGAAAGGTTTCAGCTCAGATCCCGACTATTGGCTTTTCAGACGAAGATCTGACCAATGTGCTATACCCCCATTCCGACCCTTTGTTCATGACCATGAAGATATCTGGGACCGATGTATGGAGGATCTTAGTCGACGATGGGAGTTCCGTCGACATCCTCTATTACCATGCTTTCAAGAAAATTGGATTCGCTGACAGACACCTCGCCCCCTCGCCCGGACCCATCTATGTCGTAAACTATATTGAAGTACCTGTCGTCGGCACCATTAAGCTCCCTATTGTCCTTGGATCGGGTGATCGAAATGTCACTCAGTTCATCAATTGGCTCGTCATTAAAGGCCCGACTCACTATAATGGGATCTTTGGCCGAGAGGGCATAGCCACGTTCCGAGGGGTAGCTTCATTCATGTACCAAGCATTCAAATTCCCTACTCCGAATATAATTGGAGTTGTCGAAGGAAAGCAAAAGGCAACCCGAGAGTGTCACTTGGCTACTTTTAAATCTGACGAACATAGAGAGCACCACGAGCTGGTTATGTCAGGCTCTTTGATCAAGCTAGCCGACTCGACTCCCTCGGGCTCACAGGGGAAACGGGTCAAAGCCAAAACCGATCCATCTGATAAAGGAAAGAAGAAGTGGATGGCTCAACATTAGTAAAAGACTATGATGCACGAGATGATTTCACTACGCCACGTGTCGAGCCAGTGGAAGAGCTCGTGCCCATCCGCCTTGTAGATCATGAACCCGAGAAGGTGACCTTCATCGGGTCTAAGCTCCAAGGCCAGCTCAGTGACGATTTAATCGACTTCTTGAGAACAAACAATGATGTCCCAACTTGGTCCGCAGTCGATATGCCAGGGATCGACCCGGACGTAATGGTCTACGAGCTAAACGTCGACCCGTCACGAAAGTCGATCAAGTAGAAGAAGAGGGCTTATGCCTCTAATAGACAAGTTGTGATTGAGGAGGAGGTCGACAAGCTCCTCCAAGCAGGCTTTGTTGATGAAATACAGTACCCGGAATGGATTTCCAACCTTGTGATGGTAAAAAAGTCGAATGAAAAGTGGTGCATCTATATTGACTTCCGAGATCTTAACGATGCCTGCCCCAAGTTGTGATTGAGGAGGAGGTCAACAAGCTCCTCCAAGCATGCTTTGTTGATGAAATACATACCCGGAATGGATTTCCAACCCTATGATGGTAAAAACGTCGAATGAAAAGTGGCGCATCTGTATTGACTTTCGGGATCTTAACGATGCCTGCCCAAAGGACCACTACCCCCTCTCCCGCATAGACATTTTGATTGATGCTACGGCCGGACATGAGCTCTTGAGCTTCATGGACGCCATTTCGGGCTACTACAAATTCGTATGCTCCCGTCAGACGCGCCAAAGGTGTCCTTCATAACTGATAAAGGACTCTATTGCTACATTGTCATGCCGTTCGGTCTCAAGAATGTCGGGGCTATATATCTGAGGTTAGTGACAAGATCTTCAAGTCTCAGATCGGCAGAAACATGGAGGTTTACATTGACGACATGCTCGTCAAGAGCATCCGAAAAGAAGATCACATTGTCGATCTGACTGAGTTGTTCTCGGTGCTTCGCAAATATCGGATGAAGTTGAACCCAACCAAGTGACTTTTAGAGTCAAATCGGGTAAAATCCTCAGTTTAATGGTCTCTAGCCAGGAATCGAGGCAAACCCCGATAAAATTCGAGCCATCATTGACATGGCCAAGCTGACCGACACCAAAGAGGTCCAGCGGCTCACGGGTCGGTTCGTTGCTCTCGGCTGGTTCATGTCGCGGTTGAAAGACAAATGCTTACCGTTCTTCAACGCTTTAAATAAGGCTTTCAAATGGACTCTAGAGTGCCGAGAGGCGTTCCAAGAGCTGAAACGCTTCTTAGCGTCGCCTCCACTCCTAGCTAAGCAGACTGATGTCGATTCCCTATTCATGTATTTGGCCGTGTCTGAAGTCGCTACT contains these protein-coding regions:
- the LOC139883654 gene encoding uncharacterized protein, whose product is MSIGIPQKRRKVSAQIPTIGFSDEDLTNVLYPHSDPLFMTMKISGTDVWRILVDDGSSVDILYYHAFKKIGFADRHLAPSPGPIYVVNYIEVPVVGTIKLPIVLGSGDRNVTQFINWLVIKGPTHYNGIFGREGIATFRGVASFMYQAFKFPTPNIIGVVEGKQKATRECHLATFKSDEHREHHELVMSGSLIKLADSTPSGSQGKRVKAKTDPSDKGKKKWMAQH